From one Flavobacterium kingsejongi genomic stretch:
- a CDS encoding DedA family protein, with amino-acid sequence MNNFEWKSLIDPVFYINLELGGVQIGLWVVLFIIFAETGLFAGFFLPGDSLLFLAGIYSNELVEQFIIIDGDFVNVLILVILVAVAGILGNFAGYWFGAKSGVYLYNKQDTFWFKKKYLFQSKDFFEKYGGKAIIFARFLPVFRTFAPIIAGIVAMDQKKFTFYNIVSSFVWSFTLIMSGHYLQKLFEKELGIDLKSHIEIIIIIIVLFTTVPVLFKLLKKSPPKEDTSL; translated from the coding sequence ATGAATAATTTTGAGTGGAAAAGCCTGATTGATCCGGTTTTTTATATTAATCTGGAACTCGGGGGGGTACAGATCGGTTTGTGGGTCGTATTGTTTATAATTTTTGCTGAGACTGGCCTTTTTGCCGGATTCTTTTTGCCTGGAGACAGCTTGCTTTTCCTTGCCGGAATTTACAGTAATGAATTAGTAGAGCAATTCATTATTATCGATGGTGATTTTGTAAATGTATTGATCCTGGTGATTTTAGTCGCTGTGGCCGGAATCCTGGGGAACTTTGCAGGATATTGGTTTGGTGCGAAGAGCGGTGTCTATTTGTATAACAAGCAGGATACTTTTTGGTTCAAGAAAAAATACCTTTTCCAGTCTAAAGATTTCTTCGAAAAATATGGCGGTAAAGCCATTATATTTGCCCGTTTTTTGCCTGTTTTCAGGACGTTTGCTCCTATTATTGCAGGGATTGTGGCTATGGATCAAAAGAAGTTTACCTTTTATAATATCGTAAGTTCATTTGTATGGTCGTTCACGCTGATTATGTCAGGGCATTACCTTCAGAAATTGTTTGAAAAAGAGTTGGGAATTGATTTGAAATCCCACATTGAAATTATTATAATCATCATTGTGCTATTTACCACAGTGCCGGTTTTGTTTAAGTTATTGAAAAAATCACCACCAAAAGAAGATACATCTTTATAG
- a CDS encoding dicarboxylate/amino acid:cation symporter, with the protein MKSNNKLFIAIIIGLVLGVIFGGLVHYYLPESIPTFSKNIKLLGTIFIRLIQMIIAPLVFSTLVVGIAKMGDLKMVGRVGGKAMAWFISASMMSLLIGMVLVNILGPGRDTKITLGDTSAANDLLQKTQEFSLADFVNHVVPKSIFEAMATNEILQIVIFSIMFGIALSSLEAISKPIIKTLDTVSHVVLKMVGYIMWVAPLGVFGAIAASVADHGFEIFTLYAKYLIDFSIGILVLWAVLLLVGYMILGNRLWVLLKRIQSPLLIAFSTTSSEAVFPKLTEELERFGCDSKIVSFTLPLGYSFNLDGSMMYMTFASLFIAQVYGIDMPLEKQLLMLIVLMLTSKGVAGVPRASLIVVVATCAMFGIPPEGIALILPIDHFCDMARSMTNVLGNALATSAVSKWENKLE; encoded by the coding sequence ATGAAGAGCAACAATAAACTTTTTATTGCGATAATAATTGGGTTGGTATTAGGAGTGATATTTGGAGGCTTGGTGCACTATTACCTACCGGAAAGTATCCCTACTTTTTCAAAAAATATCAAGCTTTTAGGTACTATTTTTATTCGATTAATACAAATGATAATTGCCCCATTGGTGTTTTCAACACTGGTGGTAGGAATAGCAAAAATGGGCGACCTGAAAATGGTTGGTCGTGTAGGAGGTAAGGCGATGGCGTGGTTCATTTCCGCTTCTATGATGTCGCTTCTTATCGGGATGGTTCTTGTCAATATCCTCGGCCCCGGCAGAGATACCAAGATCACACTTGGAGATACATCCGCTGCAAATGATTTATTACAAAAGACGCAGGAATTTTCGCTTGCTGATTTTGTGAACCATGTGGTGCCTAAAAGTATCTTTGAAGCCATGGCGACCAATGAAATATTACAGATTGTAATATTTTCGATTATGTTTGGTATTGCGTTGTCCTCTTTGGAAGCCATTTCGAAACCCATTATCAAAACACTGGATACAGTATCTCATGTGGTACTGAAAATGGTTGGTTATATTATGTGGGTAGCACCTTTGGGTGTATTTGGTGCAATTGCTGCTTCCGTTGCCGACCACGGTTTTGAAATATTTACATTGTATGCAAAATACCTGATTGATTTTTCGATAGGCATTTTAGTGCTTTGGGCCGTTCTTTTACTGGTCGGTTATATGATCTTGGGAAATCGTTTGTGGGTATTGCTGAAAAGGATCCAGAGTCCTTTATTAATTGCATTTTCGACGACCAGTAGTGAAGCCGTATTCCCAAAACTTACCGAAGAACTGGAACGTTTTGGGTGTGACAGTAAAATCGTTTCGTTCACACTGCCATTAGGCTATTCTTTCAATCTGGATGGTAGTATGATGTACATGACTTTTGCGAGTCTTTTTATCGCCCAGGTCTACGGTATCGATATGCCGCTTGAGAAACAATTACTGATGTTAATCGTCCTGATGCTAACCAGTAAAGGCGTTGCGGGTGTGCCGCGTGCCTCTTTGATTGTCGTTGTGGCTACCTGTGCGATGTTTGGCATCCCTCCTGAAGGGATTGCCCTGATATTGCCAATTGACCATTTTTGCGATATGGCGCGTAGTATGACGAATGTGTTGGGGAATGCTTTGGCGACCAGTGCCGTGAGTAAATGGGAAAACAAATTAGAATAA
- a CDS encoding SulP family inorganic anion transporter, translating into MDLKNKLQLPKDGIAGLKENFSADATSGFIVFLLALPLSLGIAKASDFPPLMGLVSAIIGGIIVSLLMGSRLTIKGPAAGLIVIVAGAVADFGGGELGWHLALGAMVVAGLVQILFGVFKLGKLVDFFPLSAIHGMLAAIGLIIIAKQIPVLLDVDPTMTKGLGPIALLGHIPTFIADLDPRAAAIGVVSLAVMLGWPYIKNPYIKKVPAALVVLLISVPAELIMHFQTTEPAYALVHIGNLMENIKVNVSFDGVAQTGIFVKYVVMFALVGTLESLLTVKAIDLLDPYKRKSNTNKDLVAVGIGNTISAILGGLPMISEVARSSSNVNNGAKTRWANFFHGVFILVFVLLASHLIELIPNAALAAMLISVGIKLAHPKEFVHTFKIGKEQLAIFVVTIFFTMYEDLLVGIAAGIVLKMIIHVINGTPISSFFKAPTVVSFEGDQYLVEINKAAIFTNFLGIKRKLEEIPTGFNIVIDLKNTKLVDHSVMESLHHFQHEYEGTDGGTVKIIGLENHKPTSGHEFAARKLQSN; encoded by the coding sequence ATGGATTTAAAAAACAAATTGCAGCTCCCAAAAGACGGAATAGCTGGATTAAAGGAGAATTTTTCTGCCGATGCAACCTCGGGGTTCATCGTTTTTTTACTGGCATTGCCATTAAGCCTTGGCATCGCAAAAGCATCGGATTTTCCACCATTAATGGGACTTGTTTCTGCAATTATCGGAGGTATTATCGTGAGTTTGTTAATGGGATCCCGCTTGACAATTAAGGGGCCGGCTGCAGGATTAATTGTTATTGTTGCAGGTGCAGTGGCCGATTTTGGTGGTGGTGAATTAGGATGGCACCTGGCTTTGGGAGCGATGGTAGTGGCAGGATTAGTACAAATATTGTTCGGTGTATTCAAACTGGGAAAACTGGTCGACTTTTTTCCACTTTCTGCGATTCACGGAATGTTAGCTGCTATCGGTTTGATTATTATCGCAAAACAGATTCCGGTATTGCTGGATGTGGACCCGACCATGACAAAAGGCTTAGGCCCCATCGCATTATTGGGACATATTCCAACATTTATTGCGGATCTTGATCCAAGAGCCGCAGCCATCGGGGTAGTGAGTCTTGCGGTAATGCTGGGGTGGCCATATATTAAAAATCCGTATATCAAAAAAGTACCGGCTGCTCTTGTCGTATTGTTGATTTCGGTTCCTGCTGAATTGATCATGCATTTCCAGACTACAGAACCTGCTTATGCTTTGGTACATATTGGTAACCTGATGGAAAACATCAAGGTAAATGTTAGTTTCGATGGCGTAGCACAAACAGGCATATTCGTTAAATATGTGGTGATGTTTGCCTTAGTAGGTACGCTGGAGTCGCTATTGACTGTAAAAGCAATTGATTTATTGGATCCCTACAAAAGAAAGTCTAATACCAATAAAGACCTGGTGGCGGTAGGGATCGGAAATACTATTTCGGCTATTTTAGGAGGATTACCAATGATTTCTGAAGTTGCCCGTAGTTCTTCGAATGTGAATAATGGTGCTAAAACACGTTGGGCTAACTTTTTTCATGGGGTGTTCATTCTTGTTTTTGTTTTGTTGGCATCGCATTTAATTGAGCTGATTCCAAATGCCGCTTTGGCAGCTATGCTTATTTCGGTAGGAATCAAATTGGCGCATCCAAAAGAATTTGTACATACCTTTAAAATCGGAAAAGAGCAATTGGCGATTTTTGTAGTCACTATTTTCTTTACCATGTACGAAGATTTATTGGTAGGAATTGCGGCAGGGATCGTATTAAAAATGATTATCCATGTAATTAACGGCACTCCGATCAGTTCTTTCTTCAAAGCACCGACCGTAGTGTCATTTGAAGGAGACCAATATTTGGTAGAAATAAATAAAGCAGCGATCTTTACGAACTTTTTAGGGATCAAAAGAAAATTAGAAGAAATTCCTACAGGATTCAACATTGTGATTGATTTAAAAAACACCAAATTAGTAGACCATTCCGTGATGGAAAGCTTGCATCATTTTCAGCATGAATATGAGGGGACTGATGGAGGAACCGTGAAAATCATTGGACTGGAAAATCATAAACCCACCTCAGGACACGAATTTGCTGCCCGTAAATTGCAGTCAAACTAA
- a CDS encoding proton-conducting transporter membrane subunit translates to MDFILQIFILIPLIGFLISLFIPAKKETIISWTAFFTVGLHMATFLVFLVYWLWNGHPVLNLKEIPIIKTSGYEFFIDFYFDKITAVYLFVGSFLTFLVTIYSRYYLHRESGYKRFFNTILFFYFGYNIAVFSGNFETLFMGWEVLGISSFLLIAFYRDRYLPVKNALKVFSVYRIGDIGMILAMWASHHLWHENITFLKLNNYELVHEHLSGHSAIGIFISVMILVAAAAKSAQLPFSSWLPRAMEGPTPSSAIFYGSLSVHLGAFLLLRTFPFWEHQTSVRILIGALGLATSTIASLIARVQSSVKSQIAYSSIAQIGIIFIEIALGLEDLALVHFAGNAFLRTYQLLVSPSVVSYKIREQLYNFSPKQHTIEDTFPKKIEYSIYLLSLKEWNLELFMDHLVRRPSKSIGKKLSFLTVKRLYILFIPTYLIGLFLLFLVKANPTISQYLPGFFSILGFILVLKSFSERKSPLLAWLLIITNHFWVALAISFNEHFSLLEGLFYLSGVLVAGVVGIYCLEKLRKFEKNISLNRFYGMSYEHPKLALLFLLACLGLMGFPITTTFIGEDLIFSHIHHDQFVLAYFTASSFIFSGLSVVRMYARLFLGPHQKSYHEIPYKSA, encoded by the coding sequence ATGGATTTTATACTTCAGATTTTTATATTAATTCCGTTAATCGGATTTCTTATCAGTTTATTTATTCCGGCAAAAAAGGAAACCATCATTTCCTGGACTGCTTTTTTTACGGTAGGGCTCCACATGGCGACATTCCTGGTTTTTTTGGTGTACTGGTTATGGAATGGGCATCCGGTGCTCAACCTGAAAGAAATTCCTATCATCAAGACATCCGGTTATGAGTTCTTTATCGATTTTTATTTCGATAAAATTACAGCTGTTTATCTTTTTGTCGGTTCCTTCCTGACCTTTTTGGTGACCATTTACAGCCGGTATTATTTGCATCGGGAATCTGGGTATAAACGTTTTTTCAATACCATATTGTTTTTCTATTTCGGCTATAACATTGCGGTGTTTTCCGGGAACTTTGAAACGCTATTCATGGGTTGGGAGGTTTTGGGAATTTCCTCTTTTCTGTTGATCGCCTTTTACAGGGATCGGTATTTACCGGTGAAGAATGCCCTAAAGGTATTTTCGGTCTACCGGATCGGGGATATCGGAATGATATTGGCGATGTGGGCCAGCCATCACTTGTGGCATGAAAACATTACGTTCCTGAAATTGAACAATTATGAACTGGTTCATGAGCATTTGTCCGGGCATAGTGCAATTGGTATTTTTATTTCAGTAATGATTTTAGTTGCAGCAGCAGCAAAATCGGCACAACTTCCCTTTTCCTCCTGGTTGCCGAGAGCAATGGAAGGGCCAACACCGTCCAGTGCGATTTTTTATGGATCCCTATCGGTTCATTTGGGTGCCTTCCTGTTGTTGAGGACCTTTCCATTTTGGGAGCACCAGACATCAGTACGGATACTGATCGGGGCTTTGGGGCTTGCCACGAGTACTATTGCCTCCCTGATTGCAAGAGTCCAATCTTCGGTAAAAAGCCAGATTGCCTATTCTTCAATAGCCCAGATTGGTATTATTTTTATCGAAATCGCATTAGGGCTGGAAGATCTGGCATTGGTTCATTTTGCCGGAAATGCTTTCCTCAGGACCTACCAGCTTTTGGTATCGCCATCCGTGGTGAGTTATAAAATCAGGGAGCAGTTGTATAATTTTAGTCCAAAACAACATACGATTGAAGATACTTTTCCGAAAAAGATTGAATATTCCATCTACCTGCTGAGTCTGAAAGAATGGAATCTGGAATTGTTTATGGATCATCTTGTTCGCAGGCCTTCTAAAAGTATCGGTAAAAAACTGAGCTTCCTTACCGTGAAAAGATTGTATATCTTATTCATTCCGACGTATTTGATTGGTTTGTTTTTGCTTTTTTTGGTAAAAGCAAATCCTACCATAAGCCAATACCTGCCAGGCTTTTTCTCCATACTGGGTTTTATTCTGGTTCTGAAGTCATTCTCGGAACGCAAGAGCCCGCTTTTGGCATGGCTGCTCATTATTACCAATCATTTCTGGGTCGCGCTGGCAATTTCATTCAACGAGCATTTTTCGCTTTTAGAAGGCCTATTTTACCTTAGTGGGGTCTTGGTTGCGGGCGTTGTGGGGATTTATTGTCTGGAGAAACTGCGCAAGTTTGAAAAAAACATCAGCCTGAACCGTTTCTATGGCATGTCCTATGAGCATCCAAAACTGGCATTATTGTTTTTACTGGCCTGCCTTGGTTTAATGGGGTTTCCGATCACTACAACATTTATAGGGGAAGACCTGATTTTTAGCCATATTCATCACGATCAGTTTGTACTGGCCTATTTTACCGCTTCGAGCTTTATTTTTTCCGGGCTTTCTGTGGTACGGATGTATGCGAGGCTCTTTTTAGGACCGCATCAGAAATCGTATCATGAGATTCCGTATAAGTCAGCATAA
- a CDS encoding YbcC family protein → MKTNPVSFDEHEVLHEIKHFLPAQAPLKDFVHHNTLHAFQNMKFYDAIRKASKIFGYKVFLSLAEYRDFYASGKIKKELLERTIIERKGESALSEWTQKALHGNYNSSILPRIGMLRDSWRKHYHIDLDLDVHPILFRILCSYLDQGISIWSFPIENKGFLSSMREMERNTYSSFFKSKRAKKLLLKGENDIAELLKIVVGDEALYKQYIYDQQFVHQGWSGMVSAVEDNPGTLLERRNITLKELIIFELLLEIDALDQRFGENWAPLATNLKNRPSNLFAAIPRTEQNEIMMIWQDAYEWTFYDQVLAGVEGIGKVENTKTEKSFQAMFCIDDRECSIRRYVENTDPKSETFGTAGFFGVEFYYQPEHGKSYTKVCPAPVMPKFLIKEIGSSARQEKNVHFANHTHTPVAGYAMTQTVGFWSGLRLAMNIFKPRMSSKTASSFRHMDPHSRLTIENTNPNAIENGLQIGFTVEEMAVRVENLLRSIGLVTAFAPIVYIVGHGATSVNNTHYAGYDCGACSGRPGSVNARVLAFMANHPEVRSILTANGLQIPESTQFFGALHDTTRDDITFYDEELLTEANAEAHKNNKITFDTALDLNAKERSRRFESIDTTLSAAKIHDKVKTRSVSLFEPRPELNHATTTLCFVGRRNLTKGLYLDRRAFLNSYDYKVDPDGKYLVGILAAVAGVCGGINLEYFFSRVDNQKLGAGTKLAHNVMGLFGVANGIDGDLRPGLPSQMIEVHDPIRLMGIVEHFPDVVLEAVKKNPATFEWFENEWVRLAVINPETQEIMVMKDSVFVPYKPITAIHTLSDVTPLLEKTLGNIDVHLLKQD, encoded by the coding sequence ATGAAAACAAATCCTGTTTCTTTTGATGAGCATGAAGTTCTTCACGAAATAAAACATTTCCTGCCTGCGCAGGCTCCTTTAAAAGATTTTGTACATCATAATACGTTACATGCTTTCCAAAACATGAAGTTTTATGATGCGATCCGAAAAGCATCCAAGATATTTGGTTATAAAGTATTCCTTTCCCTGGCGGAATACCGCGATTTTTATGCTTCCGGAAAGATCAAAAAAGAACTGTTGGAGCGCACGATTATAGAGCGAAAAGGCGAAAGTGCTTTGTCGGAATGGACCCAAAAGGCATTGCATGGAAACTATAATTCTTCCATCTTGCCCCGTATTGGGATGCTTCGGGATAGCTGGAGAAAACACTACCATATCGACCTCGATCTGGATGTCCATCCGATACTATTCCGTATCCTTTGCAGCTATTTAGATCAGGGCATTTCAATATGGAGTTTTCCTATTGAAAATAAGGGATTCCTTTCTTCCATGCGGGAAATGGAACGCAATACTTACAGCAGTTTCTTTAAAAGCAAAAGAGCCAAAAAACTATTGCTAAAAGGGGAAAATGACATCGCTGAGCTATTGAAAATTGTAGTGGGCGACGAGGCGCTTTATAAACAATATATTTATGACCAGCAGTTTGTGCACCAGGGTTGGTCGGGAATGGTTTCTGCAGTAGAGGACAATCCCGGGACATTGCTGGAACGTCGGAATATTACCCTAAAAGAGCTGATCATTTTTGAGCTCTTGCTGGAAATCGATGCTTTGGATCAGCGCTTTGGTGAAAACTGGGCACCGCTGGCAACCAATTTAAAAAACCGTCCGTCCAATCTTTTTGCAGCCATCCCAAGAACAGAGCAGAATGAAATCATGATGATCTGGCAGGATGCCTATGAATGGACATTTTATGACCAGGTTTTAGCCGGTGTGGAGGGCATAGGGAAAGTAGAAAATACCAAAACCGAAAAGAGTTTTCAGGCAATGTTTTGTATCGACGACCGGGAATGTTCCATCCGGCGTTATGTAGAAAATACAGATCCTAAAAGTGAAACTTTTGGTACTGCGGGTTTCTTTGGCGTAGAGTTTTATTACCAGCCGGAACACGGAAAATCATATACGAAAGTATGCCCGGCTCCGGTGATGCCTAAATTTTTAATCAAAGAAATAGGCAGTAGTGCCAGGCAGGAGAAAAACGTGCACTTCGCAAATCATACCCATACCCCGGTTGCAGGGTATGCGATGACACAAACTGTCGGCTTTTGGTCGGGACTGCGCCTGGCGATGAATATATTCAAGCCCCGAATGAGCTCGAAAACAGCTTCTTCTTTTCGCCACATGGACCCACATTCCAGACTGACCATCGAAAATACCAATCCCAATGCAATTGAAAATGGGCTCCAGATAGGATTTACAGTGGAGGAGATGGCTGTCAGGGTAGAAAACCTGCTTCGAAGTATAGGCCTTGTTACTGCTTTTGCCCCTATCGTTTATATTGTAGGGCATGGAGCGACCAGTGTTAATAATACACATTATGCGGGATATGATTGCGGTGCCTGCTCTGGAAGGCCCGGATCGGTTAACGCCAGGGTGCTGGCTTTTATGGCCAATCATCCTGAAGTACGTTCGATATTGACGGCTAATGGGCTCCAAATTCCGGAAAGCACCCAATTTTTTGGGGCTTTGCACGATACCACACGGGATGATATTACCTTTTACGATGAAGAATTGCTCACCGAAGCTAATGCGGAAGCACATAAAAATAATAAAATCACATTTGACACCGCTTTGGACCTGAATGCGAAAGAGCGTTCCCGAAGATTTGAATCGATAGATACCACTTTATCGGCAGCCAAAATACATGATAAAGTTAAAACGAGATCAGTGTCCTTATTTGAACCACGTCCTGAACTCAATCACGCGACAACAACCCTGTGTTTCGTAGGACGGAGAAACCTGACCAAAGGCTTGTACCTGGACCGTAGGGCTTTTTTGAATTCCTATGATTATAAAGTTGATCCCGATGGTAAATACCTGGTTGGGATATTGGCAGCTGTGGCAGGAGTCTGTGGCGGTATTAATCTTGAATATTTTTTCTCCAGGGTCGATAACCAGAAGCTGGGTGCTGGTACCAAACTGGCACATAATGTTATGGGGCTTTTTGGCGTTGCCAATGGAATTGATGGGGATTTAAGGCCTGGACTTCCGAGCCAGATGATCGAAGTACACGATCCGATTCGCCTGATGGGCATTGTGGAACATTTTCCTGACGTCGTACTGGAAGCTGTAAAAAAGAATCCGGCAACTTTTGAATGGTTTGAAAATGAATGGGTACGCCTTGCGGTAATCAATCCTGAAACACAGGAAATCATGGTTATGAAAGACAGCGTATTTGTTCCTTATAAACCGATAACAGCCATACATACGCTATCGGATGTGACACCTTTATTGGAAAAAACTTTGGGAAATATTGATGTGCACTTACTAAAACAAGATTAA
- a CDS encoding RteC domain-containing protein yields the protein MKYSLDNILLEIHNKEDKILSQSKRLIDEAYEMTLYLQDLLFSVKKYLTEEGFKNDEEEIHFFRSIKPQILGKLIYYNKIYRIETTCPVSNGKMYYSYFSRQLANLKREYTEHICKSDFYRYYRSGRTDRDDTYFKRGNINYHDGLNSIVFEIDPEFSTFFDYKTARIICNELLYTYLITKINPDESPDVILQKPESSKDIFWTDSKNALIELIYALYASGVISHGKIGIRKISLMFQILFRIPLGDLHHSFHRMKTRTGSRTLFLDQLKLSIEEYMDKDL from the coding sequence ATGAAATATTCTTTAGACAACATCCTTTTAGAGATACACAATAAAGAAGATAAGATTTTATCACAAAGCAAAAGGTTGATTGATGAGGCTTACGAAATGACCCTGTATCTTCAAGACCTCTTATTTTCAGTTAAGAAATACCTTACTGAGGAAGGATTTAAAAACGATGAGGAAGAAATCCATTTCTTTCGCTCTATTAAACCACAAATACTTGGTAAGCTGATTTATTACAATAAGATATATCGCATTGAAACCACTTGCCCTGTTAGTAACGGTAAGATGTATTACAGTTATTTCTCTCGCCAATTGGCAAATCTGAAACGGGAATATACCGAACATATCTGTAAATCAGATTTTTACAGGTATTACCGCTCAGGACGGACAGATCGTGATGATACATACTTCAAACGTGGAAACATTAACTACCACGATGGTCTTAATAGCATAGTATTTGAAATAGACCCGGAATTCTCGACTTTCTTCGACTATAAAACTGCGAGGATTATCTGCAATGAATTGCTCTACACTTATCTGATAACAAAAATTAATCCCGATGAAAGTCCCGATGTGATATTGCAAAAGCCGGAAAGTTCCAAAGATATATTTTGGACAGACAGCAAAAATGCCTTAATCGAATTGATATATGCTCTTTATGCTTCGGGTGTTATTTCTCACGGAAAAATTGGCATCCGTAAAATCAGCCTTATGTTTCAGATACTTTTCCGTATTCCGCTCGGAGACCTGCATCACTCTTTCCACAGAATGAAAACCCGAACTGGTTCCAGAACCTTATTTTTAGACCAGCTCAAATTATCAATTGAAGAATATATGGACAAAGACCTTTAA
- a CDS encoding helix-turn-helix domain-containing protein encodes MKIITIEEEAWNQLNNRITAIADYLKRLEVTNYDDLWLNNHDVCQYLHISEKTLWRMRTKGEIPYSKIYGQYFYTIGAIKDMLNANAVQSSDEYVRELMARGKSYIEKGRKLKTDKK; translated from the coding sequence ATGAAAATAATAACCATCGAAGAAGAAGCGTGGAACCAGCTAAACAATCGTATCACTGCTATCGCTGACTATCTGAAAAGATTAGAAGTGACCAATTATGATGACCTTTGGCTCAACAACCACGACGTATGCCAATACCTACACATAAGCGAGAAAACCTTATGGCGGATGCGTACTAAAGGAGAGATTCCTTATTCAAAAATCTATGGACAATATTTCTACACTATTGGTGCCATTAAGGATATGCTCAATGCCAATGCAGTACAGAGCAGTGACGAATATGTACGCGAACTTATGGCAAGAGGTAAAAGCTATATCGAAAAAGGCAGAAAACTAAAGACAGATAAAAAATAG
- a CDS encoding helix-turn-helix domain-containing protein translates to MNIDRMEFVAWMERLMDRLDMLGDNIENFQKKRNNIDGEELLDNQDLLQMLKISNRSLQRYRSNGKLPYYTISGKLYYKLSDVHQFIRESFNPPTPK, encoded by the coding sequence ATGAATATTGACAGAATGGAATTTGTGGCGTGGATGGAACGCCTAATGGACAGGCTTGATATGCTTGGTGACAATATCGAAAACTTTCAAAAGAAGCGAAATAATATTGATGGCGAGGAATTACTCGACAACCAGGATTTACTCCAAATGCTCAAGATCAGCAACCGTTCATTGCAACGTTACCGCTCTAACGGAAAACTACCTTATTATACCATCAGCGGAAAATTGTATTACAAACTGTCGGATGTTCATCAATTTATAAGAGAGAGTTTTAATCCTCCGACACCTAAATAA
- a CDS encoding DUF3945 domain-containing protein: protein MSEETTNKQEEPEQLSDILLVLDKEKMKIQAVKSIDKNGKMETVDPIKKNQSEFMRVDKQGDLISNFFSNFYRQLKDPTKFTFFKIPANKALKKAKELQKQVDHPTPEGEKQMKKDEVKVEPEFKQENKNNMETTQKAPENNEYRYKPEQIDWETMNNLGLGKERLEKMNLLEPLLKGFKTNELVPVSLNLGTAVTRMDARLSLQHNDEGKVVVAIHGIRKEPNLNFEFFGHKFTDEDKKNLLDSGNMGRVVDLKNPKTDEPIPSIISVDRLTNELIALKTEYIKIPDEIKGVKLNDEQKQTLMEGKPLYLEGMISKKGTEFEATVQFNADKRYVEFLFDRGNTNQQTQSNGQNNQQNNSQEVPRIFRGKELDNEQYDKFKAGQTVYISGLTDKQGKPYQGYITLNKETNKTVFSFQNPDKLKEQAKPTEAHKTQTAVNSDGKTNEATKNIKEPLKPKQQTPKDKKQQEQQEKPQAPAKSKSRKM from the coding sequence ATGAGCGAAGAAACTACAAATAAGCAAGAAGAGCCCGAACAATTATCGGACATATTGTTGGTGCTGGATAAAGAAAAAATGAAAATCCAAGCTGTAAAAAGCATTGATAAAAACGGAAAAATGGAAACCGTCGACCCAATAAAAAAGAACCAAAGCGAATTTATGAGGGTGGACAAACAGGGTGATTTGATTTCTAATTTCTTCTCAAATTTTTACAGACAACTGAAAGACCCTACCAAATTTACATTCTTCAAAATACCAGCCAATAAAGCCTTAAAGAAAGCAAAAGAACTTCAAAAACAGGTAGATCATCCTACTCCAGAAGGCGAAAAACAAATGAAAAAAGATGAGGTAAAAGTTGAGCCTGAATTTAAACAAGAAAATAAAAATAATATGGAAACAACACAAAAAGCACCGGAAAATAACGAATACCGTTACAAACCGGAACAGATTGATTGGGAAACAATGAACAATCTCGGATTAGGCAAAGAGCGTCTTGAAAAAATGAACCTATTGGAACCTTTATTGAAAGGTTTTAAAACCAATGAGCTTGTACCCGTAAGCCTAAATCTCGGCACTGCCGTTACCCGAATGGATGCCCGTCTTTCTTTGCAACATAATGATGAAGGTAAGGTAGTAGTCGCCATTCACGGTATTCGCAAAGAGCCGAACCTAAATTTTGAATTCTTCGGGCATAAGTTTACTGATGAAGACAAGAAAAACTTACTCGATTCAGGAAATATGGGACGTGTGGTTGATTTGAAAAACCCTAAAACAGACGAACCCATTCCGTCAATTATCAGTGTGGATAGGTTAACCAATGAATTGATTGCACTGAAAACAGAATACATAAAAATACCCGATGAAATAAAGGGCGTAAAACTGAATGATGAGCAAAAGCAAACTTTAATGGAAGGCAAACCCCTGTATTTAGAGGGAATGATTTCCAAAAAAGGAACTGAGTTTGAAGCTACGGTACAGTTCAATGCAGATAAACGCTATGTTGAATTTCTGTTCGATAGAGGTAATACCAATCAGCAAACGCAAAGTAACGGACAAAATAATCAGCAAAATAATTCGCAGGAAGTTCCGAGAATTTTTAGAGGTAAGGAATTGGATAATGAACAATACGATAAGTTTAAAGCTGGTCAAACGGTTTATATCAGTGGCTTGACAGACAAGCAAGGCAAGCCGTACCAAGGTTATATCACGTTGAATAAGGAAACCAACAAAACAGTCTTCTCTTTCCAAAATCCCGATAAGCTTAAAGAACAAGCGAAACCAACCGAAGCGCACAAAACGCAAACTGCGGTTAATTCGGATGGTAAGACCAATGAAGCTACCAAGAATATCAAAGAGCCTTTAAAACCGAAGCAACAAACACCAAAAGATAAAAAACAGCAAGAGCAACAGGAAAAACCACAAGCACCTGCTAAATCTAAAAGCAGAAAAATGTAG